The following are encoded in a window of Arvicanthis niloticus isolate mArvNil1 chromosome 1, mArvNil1.pat.X, whole genome shotgun sequence genomic DNA:
- the Aen gene encoding apoptosis-enhancing nuclease isoform X1: MVPGKVPESTQCPSLTSLNTKDVVRKRHKRRSRQHQRFMARKALLQDQELLSMVPGPGLCPLPSSSQMPAGTKASGKRRQRPKARPGSDGPCSKRPVPREAPKSGPSKCVAIDCEMVGTGPRGRVSELARCSVVSYGGDVLYDKYIRPEMPIVDYRTRWSGITRQHMHKAIPFQVAQKEILKLLKGKVVVGHALHNDFQALKYVHPQNQTRDTTYVPNLLRQPSSLTRARVSLKDLALNLLHKKIQVGHHGHSSVEDAMTAMELYQLVEVQWEQQVASTAKVHPEDRDLDSSTDVEQYMDDQYWPEDLAQSTRGETRAPQDRREGEEGQGARSAPP, translated from the exons ATGGTGCCAGGGAAAGTCCCTGAGTCTACTCAGTGTCCATCTCTCACCAGCCTGAATACCAAGGATGTGGTTCGGAAAAGACACAAGAGAAGAAGCCGGCAGCACCAGCGATTCATGGCCCGTAAGGCCTTACTTCAGGATCAGGAGCTGTTGAGCATGGTACCAGGGCCAGGACTCTGTCCTCTGCCCTCATCATCACAGATGCCAGCAGGCACAAAGGCTTCAGGCAAAAGGAGGCAACGTCCCAAGGCCAGACCTGGCAGCGATGGCCCATGCAGCAAAAGGCCTGTCCCTAGAGAAGCTCCAAAGTCTGGGCCCAGCAAGTGTGTGGccattgactgtgagatggtggGTACAGGCCCCAGAGGGCGGGTGAGTGAGCTAGCCCGCTGCTCCGTGGTGAGTTACGGTGGTGATGTTCTCTATGACAAGTACATCCGGCCTGAAATGCCCATTGTGGACTATCGCACGCGCTGGAGCGGCATTACCCGTCAGCACATGCACAAGGCTATCCCCTTTCAGGTGGCCCAGAAGGAG ATCCTTAAGCTGTTGAAGGGCAAGGTGGTGGTGGGGCATGCACTCCACAATGACTTCCAGGCCCTGAAGTACGTCCACCCTCAGAACCAGACCCGGGATACCACTTATGTCCCAAACCTCCTCAGGCAGCCCAGCTCTCTCACCCGAGCTCGGGTCTCTCTTAAGGACCTGGCCCTGAACCTTCTACACAAGAAGATCCAG GTAGGTCACCATGGACACTCATCTGTGGAAGACGCCATGACAGCCATGGAGCTGTACCAGCTGGTGGAGGTACAGTGGGAACAGCAAGTGGCCAGCACCGCCAAGGTCCATCCTGAGGACAGGGACCTTGACAGTAGCACTGACGTGGAACAGTACATGGACGACCAGTACTGGCCTGAGGACCTGGCCCAGAGCACCAGGGGAGAGACAAGGGCCCCCCAGGATAGacgggagggagaggaagggcagGGAGCCAGGAGTGCTCCTCCCTAG
- the Aen gene encoding apoptosis-enhancing nuclease isoform X2, whose translation MARKALLQDQELLSMVPGPGLCPLPSSSQMPAGTKASGKRRQRPKARPGSDGPCSKRPVPREAPKSGPSKCVAIDCEMVGTGPRGRVSELARCSVVSYGGDVLYDKYIRPEMPIVDYRTRWSGITRQHMHKAIPFQVAQKEILKLLKGKVVVGHALHNDFQALKYVHPQNQTRDTTYVPNLLRQPSSLTRARVSLKDLALNLLHKKIQVGHHGHSSVEDAMTAMELYQLVEVQWEQQVASTAKVHPEDRDLDSSTDVEQYMDDQYWPEDLAQSTRGETRAPQDRREGEEGQGARSAPP comes from the exons ATGGCCCGTAAGGCCTTACTTCAGGATCAGGAGCTGTTGAGCATGGTACCAGGGCCAGGACTCTGTCCTCTGCCCTCATCATCACAGATGCCAGCAGGCACAAAGGCTTCAGGCAAAAGGAGGCAACGTCCCAAGGCCAGACCTGGCAGCGATGGCCCATGCAGCAAAAGGCCTGTCCCTAGAGAAGCTCCAAAGTCTGGGCCCAGCAAGTGTGTGGccattgactgtgagatggtggGTACAGGCCCCAGAGGGCGGGTGAGTGAGCTAGCCCGCTGCTCCGTGGTGAGTTACGGTGGTGATGTTCTCTATGACAAGTACATCCGGCCTGAAATGCCCATTGTGGACTATCGCACGCGCTGGAGCGGCATTACCCGTCAGCACATGCACAAGGCTATCCCCTTTCAGGTGGCCCAGAAGGAG ATCCTTAAGCTGTTGAAGGGCAAGGTGGTGGTGGGGCATGCACTCCACAATGACTTCCAGGCCCTGAAGTACGTCCACCCTCAGAACCAGACCCGGGATACCACTTATGTCCCAAACCTCCTCAGGCAGCCCAGCTCTCTCACCCGAGCTCGGGTCTCTCTTAAGGACCTGGCCCTGAACCTTCTACACAAGAAGATCCAG GTAGGTCACCATGGACACTCATCTGTGGAAGACGCCATGACAGCCATGGAGCTGTACCAGCTGGTGGAGGTACAGTGGGAACAGCAAGTGGCCAGCACCGCCAAGGTCCATCCTGAGGACAGGGACCTTGACAGTAGCACTGACGTGGAACAGTACATGGACGACCAGTACTGGCCTGAGGACCTGGCCCAGAGCACCAGGGGAGAGACAAGGGCCCCCCAGGATAGacgggagggagaggaagggcagGGAGCCAGGAGTGCTCCTCCCTAG